A window of the Mesotoga prima MesG1.Ag.4.2 genome harbors these coding sequences:
- a CDS encoding serine O-acetyltransferase — translation MNDNYKDEISQKVARAYEQIAKTHCSSKSYSLGHIKLKTIELIHLIRKTFCPQLSHTRPVNGEELLLEGLNTLREMIIEIRPELGEEGAGQVVKEFLAELPSVALTLVTDVRAAYEGDPAAKSVEEIMIAYPAYEAISTYRLAHILYKLDVPLIPRIMTEYAHQKTGIDIHPGAAIGNYFFIDHGTGVVIGETCTIGNHVKIYQGVTLGAKSFELDENGNPIKGIKRHPDIGNHVVIYAGATVLGGNTVVGDNCVIGGNVWLVHSLKPGEKIYNNP, via the coding sequence ATGAATGATAATTACAAAGACGAGATTTCACAAAAAGTAGCAAGAGCATACGAACAAATCGCCAAGACTCATTGTTCATCAAAGTCTTACTCACTTGGACATATAAAGCTAAAGACGATAGAGCTCATTCATCTTATTCGCAAAACATTTTGCCCACAACTTTCACATACCCGACCCGTTAACGGGGAAGAACTACTGTTGGAGGGTTTGAATACACTAAGGGAAATGATTATTGAAATACGACCTGAACTGGGAGAAGAAGGAGCGGGGCAAGTTGTAAAGGAGTTTTTGGCTGAACTACCCTCCGTTGCCTTGACTCTGGTCACAGACGTGCGGGCCGCATACGAAGGGGACCCCGCCGCCAAATCGGTGGAAGAAATCATGATTGCTTATCCCGCCTACGAAGCGATAAGCACTTACAGGCTAGCCCACATCCTTTACAAACTGGACGTTCCGCTGATCCCCAGGATAATGACGGAGTATGCTCATCAGAAGACCGGAATAGACATTCATCCGGGCGCAGCGATCGGGAATTACTTCTTTATTGACCACGGCACTGGAGTGGTCATTGGCGAAACCTGTACAATAGGTAACCATGTCAAGATATATCAGGGTGTAACGCTTGGTGCGAAAAGCTTCGAACTCGATGAAAATGGAAATCCGATAAAGGGAATCAAACGTCATCCAGACATCGGTAACCATGTCGTGATATACGCGGGAGCGACTGTACTTGGCGGGAACACCGTTGTTGGAGACAACTGCGTGATAGGCGGCAACGTCTGGCTCGTCCATTCGCTCAAGCCGGGAGAAAAAATCTACAACAATCCATGA
- a CDS encoding VOC family protein: MAKKMPVVYWEINAVDGESLSEFYEEVFEWETEVSDTGFHSFKSGDPKGINGGIFTGKGVLPTHRALYIEVEDMNEIIKRVQDHGQEILQGPFKSGNTILAFFTDPEGHMIGLIQRE; the protein is encoded by the coding sequence ATGGCGAAGAAAATGCCGGTTGTGTACTGGGAAATCAATGCAGTAGATGGGGAGTCGCTTTCCGAGTTCTATGAGGAAGTCTTTGAATGGGAAACAGAAGTTAGCGACACGGGATTTCATTCTTTCAAGAGCGGAGATCCCAAAGGCATAAACGGCGGTATATTCACCGGGAAAGGTGTACTTCCGACTCATAGGGCACTGTATATTGAAGTTGAAGACATGAACGAGATCATAAAGCGGGTTCAAGACCACGGCCAGGAGATACTTCAAGGCCCTTTCAAATCGGGTAACACTATTCTTGCCTTTTTCACCGATCCCGAAGGACACATGATCGGATTGATTCAAAGAGAGTGA